The sequence below is a genomic window from Oncorhynchus tshawytscha isolate Ot180627B unplaced genomic scaffold, Otsh_v2.0 Un_contig_4912_pilon_pilon, whole genome shotgun sequence.
GATAAACAATATATACTcattggccagtttattaggtacacctatctagtacccGACCGgaccccccttttcctccagaacatcctgaattcttcagggtatggattctacaaggtgtcagaaaCATTCCCTGgtgatgttggtccatgctgacgcaATGGAATCacacagttgctgcagattggatggTGGCACATTCGTGCTGCCAACAgtccgttccatctcatcccaaagataCTCTATTGGGTTTGGTCAGCACTGTGGCGTTAAAATGTTGCtgaattggtatcaagggacctaacttGTGCCAggaaaaacattccccacaccagtacACCATCACCAACATCCTGTATCGTTGACAACCGGCTGTGCCATGAACTCATCCTGATTACACCCAGTCCTGAATCttatcagcatgacgcaacaggaacggGGATTCGCCGGACCAGGTAATGTTTTTACACTCcttaattgtccagtgttggtgatagCGTTATTACTGGAgcagcttcttcttgtttttagctgatagtaGTGGAACAGTGTAGTCATCTACTTAAATAGCTCATCAGTGGCGACGatcgacgagttgtgcgttccaaGATGTCACACTGCACACCACGGTTGTACTGCACCTTTATTTTTCTGTttgcacaattcttgccattctccttcgacctctctcgTCAACAAGCTGTTTACCCCCACAGGACCacctctgactggatgttttttgtttgtcgcaccattcttggtaaaccctagacactgtcgtgcgtgaaaagacCAGGAGGTCggacgtttctgagatactggatccagCTCACTTGGCATCGACACTCAGGTCGCTTACGTCACTTGTTTGGCCAATTCTaatgttcaatcaaacagtaactgaatgcctgtctgcctgctttatatagcaagccacagaCGCGTgacactgtctgtaggagtggTCTATTTTCATGAACAGGgtagtgtacctaataaactggctccTGAGTGTATATCGATGGTGATATGTTTATGGACCCATATTTCCAAAAACGATTCATTCAATGTCTTTGTTTCACAGGGGACACCCttaactctcgctctctcaatggTAGGGACTTAtttggggagcctcaacaacatgtttgtgacaaggtagagaaGAGTCTCTGCCGATCAGAACACCTCAAAAAGCACAGACGTACAGGGAAGAAACCTcaccactgctgctctgactgtgggaagagtttcactaGCAGGAGTGGTTTCATAATGCACCAACGGAGTCACACCGGAGAGAAACCGTACTGCTGctctcagtgtgggaagagttttgctgcTTCTAACGCCTTCAAATCTCATCTGAGAATtcatacaggagagaaaccttacagaTGCTcacagtgtgggaagagttttgctgcTTCTAACACGTTCAAATCTCATCTGAGAATgcatacaggggagaagccttacccctGCCTTGATTGTGGTAAAAGCTTTGCTAACACAGGAATTCTAAGCATACACCAGCGtgtacacactggagagaagccttatagctgtaatcaatgtgggaagagctttgctcGGTCAGGAGAGCTGACTacacacctggtaacacacactggagagaagccttatgtctgtctatgtgggaagagctttgctcTATCAGGACACCTGAATAgacaccagcgaacacacactggagagaagccttatagctgtgatcagtgtgggaagagctttgcgCTATCAGAACACCTGAATAgacaccagcgaacacacaccggagagaaaccttatagctgtgatcagtgtgggaagagtttcagtcTATCATGGACCCTAAATACACACCAACGAACACACACCGGAGAGAAACCttatgtctgtctatgtggaaAGAGCTTTGCTCATTTAGGGCCAATGAAAAAACACCAGAAAGCAGAAATGTGCCatatttcctctccct
It includes:
- the LOC121844145 gene encoding zinc finger protein 239-like isoform X2 gives rise to the protein MAHYQMDRNRGKRHVIVTHLNSKWWQHTDQDRASPSPSNLPESPGRNSPDIALLLGLKSLSVRLVDYRKTPGQSGTLRGDTLNSRSLNGRDLFGEPQQHVCDKVEKSLCRSEHLKKHRRTGKKPHHCCSDCGKSFTSRSGFIMHQRSHTGEKPYCCSQCGKSFAASNAFKSHLRIHTGEKPYRCSQCGKSFAASNTFKSHLRMHTGEKPYPCLDCGKSFANTGILSIHQRVHTGEKPYSCNQCGKSFARSGELTTHLVTHTGEKPYVCLCGKSFALSGHLNRHQRTHTGEKPYSCDQCGKSFALSEHLNRHQRTHTGEKPYSCDQCGKSFSLSWTLNTHQRTHTGEKPYVCLCGKSFAHLGPMKKHQKAEMCHISSPSYLTLDPDY
- the LOC121844145 gene encoding zinc finger protein 180-like isoform X1: MAHYQMDRNRGKRHVIVTHLNSKWWQHTDQDRASPSPSNLPESPGRNSPDIALLLGLKSLSVRLVDYRKTPGQSGTLRGEHEEEDLISPRDTLNSRSLNGRDLFGEPQQHVCDKVEKSLCRSEHLKKHRRTGKKPHHCCSDCGKSFTSRSGFIMHQRSHTGEKPYCCSQCGKSFAASNAFKSHLRIHTGEKPYRCSQCGKSFAASNTFKSHLRMHTGEKPYPCLDCGKSFANTGILSIHQRVHTGEKPYSCNQCGKSFARSGELTTHLVTHTGEKPYVCLCGKSFALSGHLNRHQRTHTGEKPYSCDQCGKSFALSEHLNRHQRTHTGEKPYSCDQCGKSFSLSWTLNTHQRTHTGEKPYVCLCGKSFAHLGPMKKHQKAEMCHISSPSYLTLDPDY
- the LOC121844145 gene encoding zinc finger protein 239-like isoform X3, with the protein product MDRDRASPSPSNLPESPGRNSPDIALLLGLKSLSVRLVDYRKTPGQSGTLRGEHEEEDLISPRDTLNSRSLNGRDLFGEPQQHVCDKVEKSLCRSEHLKKHRRTGKKPHHCCSDCGKSFTSRSGFIMHQRSHTGEKPYCCSQCGKSFAASNAFKSHLRIHTGEKPYRCSQCGKSFAASNTFKSHLRMHTGEKPYPCLDCGKSFANTGILSIHQRVHTGEKPYSCNQCGKSFARSGELTTHLVTHTGEKPYVCLCGKSFALSGHLNRHQRTHTGEKPYSCDQCGKSFALSEHLNRHQRTHTGEKPYSCDQCGKSFSLSWTLNTHQRTHTGEKPYVCLCGKSFAHLGPMKKHQKAEMCHISSPSYLTLDPDY